One segment of bacterium DNA contains the following:
- a CDS encoding elongation factor P, which yields MINAGELKTGVIIKKEGKLYKVIEVETKARTAQFSSYTHLKLQDLKTGHIHDIRVSPDEKIEDIEIEEIQMEYSYTDGRNFYFIHPETFEIVELPLHSIGEFKSFLKEGVKLSVQIYEGEPISVIVPEYVELKIVRTGEGIRGNTDSTWKSAILENGMEIMVPQFIKEGDIVRVSTKTKEYLERIHK from the coding sequence ATGATAAATGCAGGAGAATTAAAAACAGGGGTTATAATAAAAAAAGAAGGGAAATTATATAAGGTAATAGAGGTAGAAACAAAAGCAAGGACAGCACAATTCTCAAGTTACACCCATCTTAAACTACAGGACTTAAAAACAGGTCACATCCATGATATAAGGGTCTCCCCTGATGAAAAAATTGAAGATATTGAGATAGAAGAGATACAGATGGAGTACAGTTATACAGATGGGAGAAATTTTTATTTTATCCATCCAGAAACATTTGAAATAGTAGAACTTCCTTTACACTCTATAGGTGAATTTAAGAGTTTTTTAAAGGAAGGAGTAAAATTGTCTGTCCAGATATACGAAGGAGAACCTATAAGTGTTATTGTACCTGAATATGTGGAGTTAAAGATAGTAAGAACAGGTGAAGGTATAAGAGGTAATACAGATAGTACATGGAAAAGCGCTATCCTTGAAAACGGAATGGAAATTATGGTGCCTCAGTTTATAAAAGAAGGTGATATTGTAAGAGTATCAACAAAGACAAAAGAGTATCTGGAAAGAATCCATAAGTAA
- the pyk gene encoding pyruvate kinase, with protein sequence MKTEIVCTIGPVSDSVKILKELVDAGMSMARVNFSHGDRKEIIRKVRNIMQVRSIKGKKLPILADLQGPKIRIGHFKKTKIYLKTGQRFIITTRKITGTIKSVSVDYENLHKYVMKDDSIFLDDGKIELKIDRVKNTDIVCEVIVGGELSSRKGISVVGKTLPLPGITEQDYRDAEFAVSLGITYFAQSFVRKADDVVKLKEFLIRCNPANRYFVIAKIEDYNGYKNIDSIIEVSDGIMVARGDLGVSVQRALVPLIQKEIIEKCNKANKLDIVATQMLDSMTENPYPTRAEVNDVAVAVMQGADYLLLSSETAAGKYPVLATREMKKIINTIERYINKNPLPI encoded by the coding sequence ATGAAAACAGAAATAGTATGCACAATAGGTCCTGTGTCAGATAGCGTGAAAATATTGAAAGAACTTGTAGATGCAGGAATGTCAATGGCGAGAGTGAATTTTTCGCATGGTGACCGTAAAGAAATCATAAGAAAGGTAAGAAATATAATGCAAGTAAGAAGCATAAAAGGGAAGAAATTACCTATTCTTGCTGACCTACAGGGACCTAAAATAAGGATAGGACATTTCAAAAAAACAAAGATTTATTTAAAAACAGGACAGCGGTTTATTATCACAACAAGAAAAATTACAGGAACAATAAAAAGTGTAAGTGTGGATTATGAAAATTTACATAAATATGTCATGAAAGATGACAGCATATTTCTTGATGACGGCAAAATTGAATTAAAAATAGACAGAGTAAAAAATACTGATATTGTATGTGAAGTCATAGTTGGTGGAGAATTATCTTCAAGAAAAGGAATCTCTGTTGTTGGTAAAACGTTACCACTTCCTGGAATAACTGAACAGGACTACAGAGATGCTGAATTTGCTGTGTCTTTAGGTATTACATATTTCGCTCAGTCGTTTGTAAGAAAAGCAGATGATGTAGTTAAACTGAAAGAGTTTCTTATCAGATGTAATCCCGCAAACAGGTATTTTGTTATTGCAAAGATTGAGGACTATAATGGATATAAAAATATAGACAGTATAATAGAAGTAAGTGATGGAATAATGGTAGCGAGGGGAGACCTCGGAGTAAGTGTCCAGAGAGCACTGGTTCCCCTGATACAGAAAGAGATTATTGAGAAATGTAATAAAGCAAACAAACTGGATATTGTAGCAACCCAGATGCTTGATTCAATGACAGAAAATCCTTATCCCACCCGTGCTGAAGTGAACGATGTTGCAGTGGCAGTTATGCAGGGAGCGGATTATCTCTTATTATCTTCTGAAACTGCAGCAGGAAAGTATCCTGTACTCGCTACAAGAGAGATGAAAAAAATTATAAACACAATTGAAAGATATATAAATAAAAACCCTCTCCCCATTTAA
- a CDS encoding glycine zipper domain-containing protein has translation MRKWIVVVLLVGITLTGCKTIDSLSTGTKKGAAIGAVAGGILGAIVDSSNPWRGAIIGSAVGAAAGGWVGYKLEEKEATAKADEDVVSKAAKDAATLNSTVKYSRVTEDGITEDIIATPGELKGNVRTVTVKYYRNGTLITTETREVEV, from the coding sequence ATGAGAAAATGGATAGTGGTAGTGTTATTGGTGGGTATAACATTAACGGGATGTAAGACCATAGATTCTCTTTCTACAGGAACAAAGAAAGGTGCTGCAATAGGCGCGGTAGCAGGTGGAATTCTTGGAGCAATTGTTGATTCAAGTAATCCCTGGAGAGGGGCTATTATCGGATCTGCTGTTGGTGCTGCTGCAGGTGGATGGGTTGGGTATAAATTAGAAGAAAAAGAAGCAACGGCTAAAGCAGATGAAGATGTTGTAAGCAAAGCAGCAAAAGATGCGGCAACACTCAACTCTACGGTAAAATATTCAAGAGTAACAGAAGATGGAATCACTGAAGATATTATAGCCACTCCAGGAGAACTCAAAGGTAATGTAAGAACAGTAACAGTTAAGTATTACAGAAATGGGACTCTAATAACCACAGAGACCAGAGAAGTTGAAGTATAA
- a CDS encoding OmpA family protein: MENQQWGNRGYVFVGTAKEKVVPIVEKKVEPPVKVCEKVKVVEKPVEKIVKVPGKVLVLNLKDVYFNYDSAKITPLAAQTIKENAAVIKANPGIKIAIVGSASPEGTSEYNLKLSERRVNAVKDALVKEGVDANRLITKAAGEVEAEKSAWPFVRKVSFAVAE; encoded by the coding sequence ATGGAAAATCAACAGTGGGGCAATAGAGGTTATGTTTTTGTAGGGACTGCAAAGGAAAAGGTCGTACCAATAGTTGAAAAGAAGGTAGAACCACCCGTAAAAGTATGCGAGAAAGTAAAAGTGGTAGAAAAACCGGTTGAGAAAATAGTAAAAGTTCCGGGTAAGGTTTTAGTACTCAATCTTAAAGATGTATATTTCAACTATGACAGTGCCAAAATCACTCCACTTGCTGCACAGACAATCAAAGAAAATGCGGCTGTTATTAAGGCAAATCCTGGTATAAAGATAGCGATTGTTGGTTCTGCTTCTCCTGAGGGGACGTCTGAGTATAATCTTAAACTTTCAGAGCGCAGGGTGAATGCAGTAAAAGACGCTCTGGTAAAGGAAGGGGTAGATGCAAATAGGTTGATTACTAAAGCAGCCGGAGAAGTTGAGGCAGAAAAGTCCGCCTGGCCATTTGTTAGAAAGGTAAGTTTTGCAGTTGCTGAATAA
- a CDS encoding TonB family protein, whose protein sequence is MQYRDHRTGYSGRNGIERIGKRSTEISLFIHMVGISFLLISPMKKQIATKEIFTVHIIDIPVPEIVSSPSLEKLPVKQQLKTEQKTSKEKPVIKEEKTIEKQQIPQKEIPVFSAEKFKESLIAKTGISQPSTPDKTSIQKMPESVNVEKIESATTEINISSLMSIPDWYLSTIHKKIKENWRTDNIIGERNAFVSFRVYRDGRIENIALEKSSGNTRFDRSVMEAVLSTRQVSPFPAEIPHNYLDIVIEFKTEG, encoded by the coding sequence ATGCAATATAGAGACCATAGGACTGGCTACTCAGGCAGAAATGGAATAGAAAGGATAGGTAAGAGAAGTACAGAAATTTCTTTATTTATCCATATGGTAGGTATATCTTTTTTGCTTATCTCTCCTATGAAAAAACAGATTGCTACAAAAGAAATTTTTACTGTACATATTATTGATATTCCTGTACCTGAAATTGTATCATCCCCATCATTAGAAAAATTACCAGTTAAACAACAACTTAAAACTGAACAAAAGACATCTAAGGAAAAACCAGTTATAAAAGAAGAAAAAACTATAGAAAAACAGCAAATACCTCAAAAAGAAATTCCTGTTTTTTCTGCAGAAAAATTTAAAGAATCACTGATTGCAAAAACAGGTATTTCTCAACCCTCTACCCCTGATAAAACATCAATACAAAAAATGCCTGAATCTGTAAATGTAGAAAAGATAGAAAGTGCAACAACAGAAATAAATATATCAAGTTTGATGAGTATTCCTGACTGGTATCTATCAACAATTCATAAAAAGATAAAAGAAAATTGGAGAACGGACAATATAATTGGAGAAAGGAATGCTTTTGTTTCCTTCAGGGTTTATAGAGATGGCAGGATAGAGAATATAGCACTTGAAAAAAGTTCCGGGAATACACGTTTTGACCGGTCAGTTATGGAAGCAGTATTGTCAACAAGACAGGTCTCACCTTTTCCTGCAGAGATACCACATAACTATCTTGATATAGTAATTGAGTTTAAAACGGAGGGATAG
- a CDS encoding biopolymer transporter ExbD has product MRPIRKNNGDLTFAQVNITNLVDVALTLVIILLIISPFLEQGIEVKLPASSPGKIQVENSTIITVATGDVYYIDDRKVTLREMYNILKEKKRINENLAIVIKGDESVLYKNIVKVLDISKKCNIETIGLATQAEME; this is encoded by the coding sequence ATGAGACCTATCAGAAAAAATAATGGAGATCTTACATTCGCACAGGTCAATATAACAAATCTTGTGGATGTAGCACTGACTCTTGTTATAATACTTCTCATTATTTCTCCTTTTCTTGAACAGGGGATAGAGGTAAAACTTCCAGCATCATCACCGGGGAAGATTCAGGTAGAAAATAGTACTATAATAACGGTAGCAACAGGAGATGTTTATTATATAGATGACAGAAAGGTTACACTCAGGGAGATGTATAATATACTCAAGGAAAAGAAAAGGATTAATGAAAATCTTGCGATAGTCATAAAAGGCGATGAATCTGTTCTGTATAAAAACATTGTTAAGGTTCTGGATATATCAAAAAAATGCAATATAGAGACCATAGGACTGGCTACTCAGGCAGAAATGGAATAG
- a CDS encoding MotA/TolQ/ExbB proton channel family protein: MENIWIASWKQSDVVGRFIIVVLVFLSFYSWKIILEKFFIFRNIEKKHRIFEKQIKKGGNVRLLNCPLSSILNYGIEIRERENMEDLKEHLEKAFIREEGKLEVKLISLATIATISPFLGLLGTVWGLLLSFQGIAAAGSSSVRFVAGGVYTALITTVVGLIVAIPAAVGYNYYRERLNNILEKMEFIFPYILDYIKSYSDRK; encoded by the coding sequence ATGGAAAATATCTGGATTGCCTCGTGGAAACAATCAGATGTAGTGGGGAGATTTATTATTGTAGTTCTTGTATTTCTCTCCTTCTATTCCTGGAAGATTATCCTTGAGAAATTTTTTATTTTTAGGAATATAGAGAAAAAACACAGGATATTTGAGAAACAGATAAAAAAGGGTGGGAATGTAAGGTTATTAAACTGTCCATTAAGCAGTATCCTTAATTATGGTATTGAAATAAGAGAAAGGGAAAATATGGAAGACCTGAAGGAACATCTTGAGAAAGCATTTATAAGAGAGGAAGGCAAACTTGAAGTTAAGCTTATATCCCTTGCTACTATTGCTACAATATCACCTTTTTTAGGACTTTTAGGGACTGTATGGGGACTTCTTTTATCTTTTCAGGGGATTGCTGCTGCTGGCTCTTCTTCTGTAAGGTTTGTTGCAGGAGGGGTTTATACTGCTTTAATAACTACTGTTGTAGGATTAATCGTTGCAATACCTGCTGCAGTTGGGTATAACTATTACAGGGAACGGCTTAACAATATCCTTGAAAAGATGGAATTTATTTTCCCGTATATTCTGGATTATATAAAGTCCTATTCTGACAGGAAGTGA
- a CDS encoding tetratricopeptide repeat protein, producing MVKLVWIFLITVFLLTYGIKERLFIYRNIFILPIFLFFIWTLITLNRCTNIFAGLYNILVLLLFVTLYISLENLVVRDTILIDIFIKYVVFISIVVSIYGLVQVFGIDFIKWQGVRSALSTLGRRNFAGEYLVMVIPYVYYLLYKEKKWYLYIILLLLISHLVFTFTRASYIAFFISSIVFFILAGKEISLKWRVVFLICILFFAGECFPGIATFEKGTLKSRFLIWNITLKMIKKNPLMGVGPGNFVVMYPYYAIGEEEALKGTSLLVDRAHNDYLEICAELGIPGFILFLYFLYCFFKICSVLYKEGGKERRLLTAGIVSSVVAICINALASFPFGNPTTLLLFWANVSFAGGMYRKDIGNGNITVKKEIPYILLKIYLLIFIAGGFVLSVMGIRASRYIYIARNTYGMVSLKSAEKAVKNNPFSFECPFISAMIATRQGEYEKAYRFILMAKRLYPHSVNVYNNLGLICFQLGRFNEAEESYLYALKLNPSAPRIYSNLGVLYMNTDRYDEAITCFKKSIFLKPDFDLAYFNLGLTYYLKNDYKNAEIYFKKTLDINPEFNDARELLSKLGK from the coding sequence TTGGTTAAACTTGTCTGGATTTTTCTGATAACTGTTTTTTTACTTACATATGGTATAAAAGAAAGATTATTTATATATAGGAATATTTTTATCTTGCCAATCTTTTTATTTTTCATATGGACACTTATAACTCTTAACCGTTGTACCAATATTTTTGCAGGGCTCTACAATATTTTAGTACTCCTTCTTTTTGTTACGCTTTATATTTCTTTAGAGAATCTTGTTGTAAGGGACACCATACTAATAGATATTTTTATAAAGTATGTGGTTTTTATATCCATAGTTGTTTCTATCTATGGATTGGTGCAGGTATTTGGTATTGATTTTATTAAGTGGCAGGGTGTAAGGAGTGCATTAAGTACATTAGGCAGACGGAACTTTGCTGGTGAGTATCTTGTTATGGTTATTCCATATGTTTATTATTTATTATATAAGGAGAAGAAGTGGTATTTATATATAATTTTACTACTCTTAATTTCCCACCTTGTTTTTACATTCACCCGTGCCAGTTATATTGCTTTCTTCATTTCCAGTATAGTATTTTTCATACTTGCAGGTAAGGAAATTTCTCTAAAGTGGAGGGTAGTATTTTTAATTTGTATATTGTTTTTCGCAGGCGAATGTTTTCCCGGGATAGCCACATTTGAAAAAGGGACATTAAAAAGCAGGTTTCTTATTTGGAATATAACTCTTAAGATGATAAAGAAAAATCCTTTAATGGGTGTAGGTCCTGGAAACTTTGTTGTTATGTATCCTTACTATGCAATAGGAGAGGAAGAGGCATTAAAAGGGACATCATTGCTTGTTGACAGGGCACATAATGACTATTTAGAAATCTGTGCAGAGTTAGGCATACCCGGCTTTATTCTATTCCTTTATTTTTTATATTGTTTTTTCAAGATATGTTCTGTTTTGTATAAAGAAGGAGGAAAAGAAAGGAGATTATTAACAGCGGGTATTGTTTCTTCCGTAGTTGCAATATGTATAAATGCATTAGCATCCTTCCCTTTTGGTAATCCAACCACCTTACTTCTTTTCTGGGCAAATGTTTCCTTTGCTGGTGGTATGTACAGGAAAGATATAGGAAATGGAAATATAACAGTAAAAAAGGAAATACCATATATACTATTAAAAATATATCTCTTGATTTTTATTGCTGGAGGGTTTGTTTTAAGTGTTATGGGTATTAGAGCAAGCAGATACATATATATAGCAAGAAACACATATGGTATGGTATCACTAAAATCTGCAGAAAAAGCTGTTAAGAATAATCCCTTTTCATTTGAATGTCCATTTATATCTGCTATGATTGCAACACGACAGGGTGAATATGAAAAAGCATACAGATTTATCCTTATGGCAAAACGGCTATATCCTCATAGTGTTAATGTTTACAACAACTTAGGATTGATATGTTTCCAACTGGGAAGATTTAATGAAGCAGAAGAGAGTTATCTTTATGCTTTAAAACTCAATCCTTCCGCACCGCGTATATATAGTAATCTCGGAGTTCTCTATATGAATACAGATAGGTATGACGAGGCAATAACTTGTTTCAAAAAGTCAATTTTTCTTAAACCTGACTTTGACCTTGCATATTTTAATCTGGGACTAACATACTATTTAAAAAATGATTATAAAAATGCAGAGATTTATTTTAAAAAAACACTGGATATAAATCCTGAATTTAACGATGCAAGAGAATTATTGTCAAAATTAGGGAAGTAG
- a CDS encoding glycosyltransferase family 4 protein: protein MGSEKIIGIDAHAIGLKQGGNETYIIGLLYGLSQIEHPDFSYVVFLSKGIPVPDFLLNDKQFSIERVSQRASLRFLRDIPVRTYTEKLDLLHTQYHTPLISHCHSVITLHDVSFIRYPEFFPEDIYLRLKLSLLYSVRKAKKIITVSEFSKREILKFYKIDEEKIEVVYNGVSEKFRPIDTTKCDKVLENYSVKKPYILSVSNLQPRKNLSRLIKAFISIIKNNPAFPYNLVIVGKKLWLYNEMFDEIRNSNFVERIVLTDYVPEEDLVYLYNGADVFIYPSIYEGFGLPVLEAMSCGCAVVTSNTSSLPEVAGNACVLVDPYNVEEIARAIQNVIRNPDLKMRLKMEGLKQSQKFSWKRSGEMTLKIYEKVLYNL, encoded by the coding sequence ATGGGAAGTGAAAAAATTATTGGTATAGATGCGCATGCTATAGGATTAAAACAGGGGGGGAATGAAACATACATAATCGGTTTACTTTATGGACTTTCTCAAATAGAACATCCAGATTTTAGTTATGTTGTTTTTCTCTCAAAGGGTATTCCTGTTCCTGATTTTTTACTTAATGATAAACAGTTTTCAATTGAAAGAGTTTCACAACGGGCATCTTTAAGATTTTTGAGAGATATCCCTGTTAGAACCTATACTGAAAAGTTAGATTTATTACACACTCAATATCACACACCATTAATAAGTCATTGTCATAGTGTTATTACCCTGCATGATGTATCTTTTATTAGATATCCTGAATTTTTCCCAGAAGATATATACTTGAGGTTAAAACTTTCACTTTTATATAGCGTAAGAAAAGCAAAGAAAATTATCACTGTTTCTGAATTTTCCAAAAGAGAGATATTGAAATTTTATAAAATAGATGAAGAAAAGATTGAGGTTGTTTACAATGGAGTTTCAGAGAAATTCAGACCTATTGATACGACGAAGTGTGATAAAGTGCTTGAGAATTACAGTGTAAAAAAGCCCTATATCCTTTCCGTATCTAATCTTCAACCGAGAAAAAATCTGTCCCGACTTATAAAGGCATTTATATCCATTATAAAAAATAATCCAGCATTCCCATATAATCTTGTAATAGTGGGTAAAAAATTATGGCTTTACAATGAGATGTTTGATGAAATAAGAAATTCTAATTTTGTAGAAAGGATAGTTCTGACAGATTATGTGCCTGAAGAAGACCTTGTATATCTTTATAATGGTGCAGATGTTTTTATTTATCCTTCCATTTATGAGGGCTTTGGATTACCTGTTCTTGAAGCAATGTCTTGTGGTTGTGCTGTGGTAACTTCTAATACTTCTTCTTTACCAGAAGTTGCCGGTAATGCCTGTGTTCTTGTTGACCCTTATAATGTAGAGGAGATAGCCAGAGCAATACAAAATGTAATTAGAAATCCTGATTTAAAAATGAGATTAAAAATGGAAGGATTAAAACAATCTCAAAAATTTTCATGGAAACGTAGTGGAGAAATGACCTTAAAAATATACGAAAAAGTTCTCTATAATTTATAG
- a CDS encoding class I SAM-dependent methyltransferase: protein MKFVYRISAWNRKRKWRIFTDIFKIDENIKILDIGYASTEYSDTDNYIEKNYPYPEKITALGIEDPTNFIKKYPKVKVVRYNGINFPFENKVFDIGWSNAVLEHVGDRDAQMYFLREINRVCRSFFITTPNKFFPVEVHTKIPLFHFLLPKKWFDILLRIMGKEWATGTYMRLCSRKELEEMLKEAGIIDCKIIENRLFIFTIDFIIYKL, encoded by the coding sequence ATGAAATTTGTCTATAGAATTTCGGCATGGAATAGAAAAAGAAAATGGAGAATATTTACCGATATTTTCAAGATAGATGAAAATATAAAAATACTTGATATTGGATATGCATCTACAGAATACAGTGATACTGACAATTATATTGAAAAGAATTATCCATACCCAGAAAAAATAACTGCTCTCGGGATAGAAGACCCCACAAATTTTATAAAAAAATATCCAAAAGTAAAAGTAGTCAGATATAATGGTATTAACTTCCCTTTTGAAAATAAAGTATTTGATATTGGATGGTCCAATGCTGTTTTAGAACATGTGGGTGATAGAGATGCACAGATGTATTTTTTAAGAGAAATCAATCGTGTTTGTCGTTCATTTTTCATCACCACACCTAACAAATTCTTCCCTGTAGAGGTTCATACTAAAATCCCTCTATTCCATTTCCTCCTTCCTAAAAAATGGTTTGATATTTTATTAAGAATAATGGGTAAGGAATGGGCTACAGGAACATATATGCGACTTTGTTCCAGAAAAGAATTGGAAGAAATGTTAAAAGAGGCAGGTATTATTGACTGTAAAATTATAGAAAATAGATTATTTATCTTTACTATTGACTTTATAATCTATAAATTATAG
- a CDS encoding DUF1972 domain-containing protein yields MKVAIVGTRGIPARYGGFETCAEELSLGLIKKGHRVLVSCRRYLYPEKPALYKEVELCYPFSIPGKITDTFSHTFFSILRVLIWSPDVILIFNSANSPLAIIPVIFRKKVIINVDGLEWKRAKWGKIAKIYYKFSELFSSFIADVVVSDAKAIQEYYLRKYRRESIYIPYGAPEIESRNPEILERYGLKPYGYFFIGSRLEPENHQDIAVEAFQQVKTEKFLVIAGGANWNSPYVKKLKMVKDSRIKLLGPIYIQNHIEELHVNAYAYIHGNEVGGTNPALLKAMGSSNCIIAFDVPFNREVLGDAGLYFKDADELKKCIVFLLEHKEVVNNFRQKARERAKKFYRWEDVIDRYEKVCTELKYGKKKIPDIH; encoded by the coding sequence ATGAAAGTAGCAATAGTGGGAACAAGAGGAATACCTGCGAGATACGGTGGATTTGAGACATGTGCAGAGGAATTGAGTTTAGGACTTATTAAAAAAGGTCATAGGGTTCTTGTTTCATGTAGAAGATACCTCTATCCTGAAAAACCTGCATTATACAAAGAGGTGGAACTTTGTTATCCTTTTAGCATCCCTGGTAAAATAACCGATACTTTCTCCCATACATTTTTCAGTATTTTACGGGTTCTTATATGGTCTCCTGATGTAATCCTTATATTCAATTCAGCCAATAGTCCACTTGCTATCATTCCTGTAATATTCAGGAAAAAGGTTATAATAAATGTAGATGGACTTGAGTGGAAGAGGGCTAAATGGGGAAAAATCGCAAAAATATATTATAAGTTCTCTGAACTTTTTTCATCTTTTATTGCTGATGTGGTGGTCTCTGATGCTAAGGCAATACAGGAATATTATCTTAGAAAATATAGAAGAGAGAGTATTTATATCCCCTATGGTGCACCTGAAATTGAAAGTAGAAATCCTGAAATTCTTGAAAGATATGGGCTGAAACCCTATGGTTATTTTTTTATTGGTAGTCGCCTTGAACCAGAAAACCATCAGGATATTGCAGTGGAGGCATTCCAGCAGGTAAAAACAGAAAAATTTCTTGTTATTGCAGGTGGTGCTAACTGGAACAGTCCTTATGTAAAAAAATTAAAAATGGTAAAAGATAGTAGAATAAAACTTCTTGGACCTATATATATCCAGAACCACATAGAAGAACTCCATGTCAATGCCTATGCTTATATCCACGGGAATGAAGTTGGTGGAACAAACCCTGCACTGCTTAAAGCAATGGGAAGTAGTAACTGTATAATTGCGTTTGATGTACCTTTTAATAGGGAAGTTTTAGGCGATGCAGGACTATATTTTAAAGATGCAGATGAATTGAAGAAATGCATAGTTTTTCTTCTTGAACATAAGGAAGTTGTGAATAATTTCAGACAGAAAGCAAGAGAACGTGCTAAAAAATTTTATAGATGGGAAGATGTGATAGATAGATATGAAAAGGTCTGTACAGAATTGAAATATGGGAAAAAGAAAATTCCTGATATTCATTGA
- a CDS encoding exopolysaccharide biosynthesis polyprenyl glycosylphosphotransferase, whose translation MGKRKFLIFIDGSIIFASFILGYYFRFHSGLFVYKGIPSIHFYLNITLFAVIIYLIVLTSFGVYTEKIFPNFIKEFALLIQSTFWMLIILTAGTFFYRGFAYSRLAIGFSVIFAFLLLWISHYISVKIGGNTKKKILVIGEGRQINSLVKRILLRYPAIKMDILPETGDIQKRLMENSYSFIIATTKNYSENLYLLHIAEKYKIHLYLIPEIYQFLYSEIIEDIDGLPLLSTGRIPVEKFTNKVLKSVFDIIAGYIIFLLFCIVLPFISLIIIADSNGGVFFRQERIGYRGKLFKIYKFRTMKNISGNTRPFTILYDERVTRVGRFLRRYNFDEIPQIFNILNGDMSLVGPRPISKDDRFMIEQDYFNLRLKVKPGLTGWAQIHGLRGGHIEPEERFQYDIYYIENWSIWLDIAIILLSPGAIRNAF comes from the coding sequence ATGGGAAAAAGAAAATTCCTGATATTCATTGATGGGTCTATTATTTTTGCATCTTTTATATTAGGTTATTATTTCAGATTCCACTCAGGACTATTTGTATATAAAGGGATACCATCCATACATTTTTATCTTAATATCACTCTGTTTGCAGTTATCATATATCTTATTGTACTTACATCTTTTGGTGTATACACAGAGAAGATATTTCCTAATTTTATAAAGGAGTTTGCGCTGCTTATTCAATCTACATTCTGGATGTTAATAATCCTTACAGCAGGGACATTTTTCTATAGGGGCTTTGCCTATTCTCGTCTGGCTATTGGTTTTTCAGTTATCTTTGCTTTTCTACTTCTTTGGATTTCTCATTATATATCTGTTAAGATTGGGGGCAATACAAAGAAAAAGATTCTTGTGATAGGGGAGGGCAGACAAATAAATTCTCTGGTTAAAAGAATACTTCTCAGGTATCCTGCAATAAAAATGGATATTTTACCAGAAACAGGTGATATACAAAAAAGATTAATGGAAAACTCTTATTCTTTTATTATCGCCACCACAAAGAATTATTCAGAAAACCTTTATCTCCTTCATATAGCAGAGAAATATAAGATTCATCTATATCTTATACCTGAGATATACCAGTTCCTATATTCAGAAATAATAGAAGATATTGATGGACTACCCCTTTTATCAACAGGTAGGATTCCTGTTGAGAAATTTACTAATAAAGTATTAAAAAGTGTTTTTGACATAATAGCAGGATATATAATTTTCCTCCTGTTCTGTATAGTCCTCCCATTTATTTCTCTTATTATTATTGCTGATTCTAATGGAGGTGTTTTTTTCCGACAGGAACGGATAGGATATAGAGGAAAGTTATTCAAGATCTATAAGTTTAGAACTATGAAAAATATATCAGGAAATACCAGGCCTTTTACAATCCTTTATGATGAAAGAGTTACAAGGGTAGGAAGATTCCTAAGAAGATATAATTTTGATGAAATCCCACAGATATTCAATATCCTCAACGGTGATATGTCTCTTGTGGGACCAAGGCCAATATCAAAGGATGATAGGTTTATGATTGAACAGGACTATTTCAATCTACGGTTGAAGGTAAAACCAGGTCTTACTGGATGGGCACAGATTCATGGTTTAAGAGGAGGACATATTGAACCGGAAGAAAGATTTCAGTATGATATTTATTATATTGAAAACTGGAGTATCTGGCTGGATATAGCAATAATACTACTTTCTCCTGGTGCCATAAGAAATGCATTTTAA